Part of the Oncorhynchus mykiss isolate Arlee chromosome 12, USDA_OmykA_1.1, whole genome shotgun sequence genome, tttgtaaatttacaaAGACCTGGGGATTTCTTGGCACTGAATATGAACAAGGGTAGCTGGAATCAGTAGGAATTCTGCAGTATTTCTCCAGGGATGCTTTAGGTAGACAACATGTGGGAATGCTCTTTGATACAGTATGAATGATTCCGAGGCCAGTAGTCTGTCTTAAAACCTTTCTACCTCCTCCAACTTGTGTTCGATGATCAAGTCATGACCCTGAAATTTGAAGTAGCCCAAGAACTTCTTATTTTGAAGCATCAGTGGAAACCACAGAATATCGTCAACCCACATCTGACTGAAGGGTATCTTGTCCGAGTCGAACCACTGTGGCCGCATCTCTATAAGAGAAAATATATAAGTTAGTGAACTTCGTCAGACAACAGTCTAAGAAATGTTCATAAAAAGGCACGTAGTATAGGGTCAGCAGTCTCTTCCAGGAAAACTATGGGGTCTATGATTATAGCCTGTTGGGCTATGAGTTTATCCTGGTCTCCAAACCAGGCCCTACATAGAATGCATGAGATTGAGAAGGAATACCATCCGACTCTGTTGGCTCCCCGTTGTAGTTGTCAGCTCGGAAAACATGCACATCAAGCAGCTCTGTTTCTCCGATGAATTCAAATTTGATATTTCCAATCTTATCAAGTGCATCCACTGTGAGGCCACATTCCTCCTGCagttctctggaaaacaacaaaaaaaacatttgcaaGTAGAGAGAAAGTAGCAGGAAAGTGTGTAAGCTTCAGATAACAGGCAAtcagaccagaccatacctacTGTAACATCACAATATGACATTTATGGGGGTATGTAGTATCAGACGCTGCCCAGTGCTGGAATATGTTAGCAAATTGTTCAACCAAATAGTAGGAAAACCTTACAATGCATCTACCGAGGACTGCAACCAATCTCACCGCCTGGCAGCCTCTTCAATAGTCTCCCCAGGTTGGACTTTGCCACCAAACCCATTCCACTTCCCTGCTCCGAACCCTCTCTTCTTCATGCCCAGCAGCACCCGTCCAGGCTGCACcaccagcaccagggtcagcagcTTGTTGGTCAACATTGTACCTGTAATATACATAATCAGTGTGTAATAATCAGTAGACCACAATCCATGGATGACCTCACTCGCTTGGTTGCATCGAAGCTACAGTATCTCTAGAAATGATACATTTCAGATTATTCAGCAGCATTCTGTAAAGTTATTTTCTGCCAAAACACTTTTGTAAGAGTTCTGGTACGCAAGAAGACATTACAACAGTGCACAGCAGCAAACTAAAGTAGTCTTTTATTGCATTCTTCAAGTAGACTAGAAGTAAAAATCCATGCAAGTAACTTGCCTTTATAGAAACTTTTAGGTTGTCAATCTAGTCCTTTAAATGGTTTTCGTAGATTTGAGTTATCCAGAATAAATAACGAATTTCTCCAATCCCGCGTTGACTGTGGCAATGCCTGCCATGTGATCGTATTCAATGGGTCGTGCACTGCCATGTGGTCGTATTCAATGTGTCGGGCACTGACCTGTAGCATTCGACATTGATAAAAACAATATAGGATAAAGTTGGTCGTTTTAGTTAAAGATCTGTGAAAATGTGTTACCCTCAAATATTGTCGACTGGAAACAAAAGTATAATGCcacatcatatcaaaacaatTCCATAACTGGTGATATCAGTTGCTGTAGTATTACGGTAACATCTTTAATTACGCATCCTCATATAATTTAACACgtttgaaaacaaaataattgCCACCCGTTATAACTTCTCCAAAATAAATCGATCTGCGCAGATTATGTGCATCATTGACGTTCTCGGACACATGAATTAGCTGCGTTCAATATAGCTCGCGCGGCGCACCGGGTTGGCGTGATTCTAATGTCGCCCTGCAGGACTCCCGGGAGAGCTAAATCGCGGATTCGGCTGTCTTTGACTAAATCGAGCGTGTCCAACAAACTCATGTGATCAGGAAGTGCAACTACAAAATCGAACGAAATGCTGTTTGCCAGCAGCATTAGCACATCGTTGCCATTACATTTAGCTAAATAATGTGGTACTCAGTGTTACAAAAATCATATCTACACACCTCTGTATATCTCCTAAAAAAGGCTGCGCATAATCTAAAAGGAAAGAGTACTGCTGATCAGCGCTGGATAGTTCGGCAGCTTAATGACCCCTTTGTGAAGGCTGCCCATGTGCACAACTACCGGTGTAGAAGCGCCTTCAAACTGCTGGAGATTGATGACAAATACACACTTTTAAAACCCGGTTTCAACGCAATAGATTGTGGTGCTGCACCGGGTGCTTGGAGCCAGCTCGCTGTTCACAGGGTCAACTCAACTGCGGCTAGTGAGTACGTCTTGTATTTACCCAACTGGCAGATTAACACATGACATACTGTTATAATAAACCTACCAGCCAGGCCAAATATATATCTTCCTGCGTCTGACATTCTTTTGATTACcatgtttatttgtatttatttatctaaccttt contains:
- the nudt1 gene encoding nudix (nucleoside diphosphate linked moiety X)-type motif 1 isoform X1, whose translation is MGLVAKSNLGRLLKRLPGGEIGCSPRELQEECGLTVDALDKIGNIKFEFIGETELLDVHVFRADNYNGEPTESDEMRPQWFDSDKIPFSQMWVDDILWFPLMLQNKKFLGYFKFQGHDLIIEHKLEEVERF
- the nudt1 gene encoding nudix (nucleoside diphosphate linked moiety X)-type motif 1, giving the protein MLTNKLLTLVLVVQPGRVLLGMKKRGFGAGKWNGFGGKVQPGETIEEAARRELQEECGLTVDALDKIGNIKFEFIGETELLDVHVFRADNYNGEPTESDEMRPQWFDSDKIPFSQMWVDDILWFPLMLQNKKFLGYFKFQGHDLIIEHKLEEVERF